In Flammeovirgaceae bacterium 311, one DNA window encodes the following:
- a CDS encoding UspA domain-containing protein (COG0589 Universal stress protein UspA and related nucleotide-binding proteins) — protein sequence MKNILVPTDFSQNAEVSAYYAAAFARLTGSRLIIFHAFYPMAIPIRKDTAKLEKVDSLAESDKPEAAAQDRLDMLAHELHNKFGISVTRLLKPGFAVDEIPTFAQRLKVDLVVMGIQGSNLQEGGVMGKVAGVMLLSESVPVVCIPAEAEKCLDPHILQFLRDRKPLCNTGGMRLLQSLASQSGMDKSVVEG from the coding sequence ATGAAGAACATACTGGTGCCAACGGACTTTTCTCAAAATGCAGAGGTATCTGCATATTATGCAGCGGCATTTGCCCGTCTAACCGGTTCCCGGCTGATTATTTTTCATGCGTTTTATCCTATGGCAATTCCCATTAGAAAAGATACCGCTAAACTGGAAAAAGTAGATTCTTTAGCAGAAAGCGATAAGCCTGAAGCAGCCGCACAAGACAGGCTGGATATGCTGGCACATGAGCTGCACAATAAATTTGGAATCTCTGTAACCCGATTACTAAAACCAGGTTTTGCCGTAGATGAAATACCAACTTTTGCCCAAAGGCTAAAGGTTGATCTTGTTGTGATGGGCATCCAGGGATCAAATTTACAAGAAGGGGGTGTGATGGGGAAAGTGGCAGGTGTTATGCTGCTGTCAGAATCTGTTCCCGTAGTTTGTATTCCGGCAGAAGCTGAAAAATGCCTGGACCCCCATATCTTACAATTTTTAAGGGATAGAAAACCTCTCTGCAATACTGGCGGTATGCGCCTGCTTCAGAGCCTGGCTTCCCAGTCGGGAATGGATAAGTCTGTGGTAGAAGGCTAG
- a CDS encoding acetate kinase (COG0282 Acetate kinase): protein MNIFVVNSGSSSIKYQLFRMPSQKPVCSGLVERIGLGNSVITHKINPGADEKIIEKTMDLPDHEAGLQEVGSLLTDAEIGVIRDPAEIEVVGHRVVHGGETFAATTVITQEVKDKIKALFALAPLHNPSNYLGIEVAERIFSKAKQVAVFDTAFHQSMPPQAYRYAIPNELYTKGGIRAYGFHGTSHKYVAEKAADYLDNPRAKLITIHLGNGCSMTAVDGGKSVDTSMGFGPLSGLVMGTRSGDIDPSVIFHLINQENYSAEQVSNLLNRQSGMKGLSGYSDMRDITKAINEGSQEADVAYELYAYRIKKYIGAYAAVLNGLDAIIFTAGVGENDALIRERVCREMDFLGIQLDAEKNKARAKELREINKENAAVKILVIPTNEELEIANQCFELLG, encoded by the coding sequence ATGAACATATTCGTAGTAAACTCTGGCAGTAGCTCCATTAAATATCAGCTCTTCAGGATGCCCTCTCAAAAGCCGGTTTGCAGTGGTTTGGTAGAGCGTATCGGGCTGGGCAATTCAGTAATTACCCATAAGATAAATCCTGGTGCTGACGAAAAGATAATAGAAAAAACCATGGATTTGCCTGATCATGAAGCCGGCCTTCAGGAAGTAGGCAGCCTGCTCACCGATGCAGAAATAGGTGTGATCAGAGATCCTGCAGAAATAGAAGTGGTTGGGCATCGGGTGGTGCATGGTGGCGAAACCTTTGCGGCCACCACTGTTATTACCCAGGAGGTAAAGGATAAGATAAAGGCCCTCTTTGCCCTGGCGCCCCTTCATAACCCCTCTAACTACCTGGGCATAGAGGTGGCAGAACGCATTTTCTCAAAGGCAAAGCAGGTAGCAGTGTTCGATACTGCCTTTCACCAGAGCATGCCGCCGCAGGCCTATCGCTATGCCATTCCCAACGAACTATATACCAAGGGGGGCATCAGGGCGTATGGCTTTCATGGCACCAGCCATAAGTATGTAGCCGAAAAGGCAGCTGACTATCTGGATAATCCCCGGGCAAAGCTCATCACCATACACCTGGGCAATGGCTGCAGCATGACGGCCGTAGACGGCGGCAAATCTGTAGATACCAGCATGGGCTTTGGTCCTTTAAGCGGCCTGGTAATGGGTACCCGCTCCGGCGATATTGATCCTTCCGTGATCTTTCACCTGATCAACCAGGAAAATTACAGCGCCGAGCAGGTTAGCAACCTCCTGAACAGGCAAAGCGGCATGAAGGGCCTCAGCGGCTACAGCGATATGCGCGACATTACCAAAGCCATAAACGAAGGCAGCCAGGAGGCCGATGTGGCCTATGAGCTGTATGCCTACCGTATCAAAAAATACATAGGTGCCTATGCAGCCGTACTAAACGGGCTGGACGCCATTATATTTACAGCTGGTGTAGGCGAAAATGATGCCCTGATACGGGAGCGGGTATGCCGCGAGATGGATTTCCTCGGCATTCAGCTGGATGCCGAAAAGAACAAGGCACGTGCGAAAGAACTTCGGGAGATCAACAAAGAAAATGCAGCGGTGAAAATTCTGGTGATCCCCACCAACGAAGAGCTTGAAATTGCAAATCAGTGTTTTGAGCTGCTGGGGTAA